The window CGAGCTCCTTAAGGAGGTCAAGGTCCTAAGGGAGAAGGCTCCAGCTGAGGGAAAGGTGATCGTCCGCAGGATCGAGGGGACGCTCAACAGGCTCGAAGCGCTGACCAAGTGCGCCAAGGACTACAACGTGGGCTTCTACTTCTTCTGAGAGGGGTGTTGCACCCCATGGGAGCCGCGCAAGAGAGCTCAACTGGCCAGAGAGACGATGCCATATTGGTCAAGGGGGACGAGGGCGCCCTCTCATTGGAGCTGATGCCCCTGCGGGAAGGGGTCGCGAGAGCGTTCCTCAGGTTCTCTCCTAGGAATCTGAAGCTATCAGGGCCGTCCGTCAAGAGACTCAGTGACGAGCTGTGCGCGAGACCGTACTCCAAGATCCTCGTCCAGGATTCAAAACACAATCTCCTGGCGAGGTCTCTGGGCGCTTCGGGCTGGAAGGTCGGGGCGGCCATCGATCCGAACATGAACAAACGGTGCGCACTCGTAACCACTTACGATATCCCGATCGATGAGCATCTGCGTGACTCGAACGGAGCAGTCCCGAACATATCGGGCACGTCAGAGCTGAACGGCATCAGGGTGGACATAAGTGAACGAAAAGCGTGGGCGTTCTACACCGACGACGGCGAGACGGCCAGGGTCGTATCAGAAGGTCCTCGGAAGCAAGGACTGATGGTCGCGAAGGAGACGGACGACCTATTCGAGGCAGGGGACTGTCTGGTGCGGTTCCTCACGGCCTCTAGGAAGTCTTGGGCGGTGTTCTCCACGGATTTTGGAAGGTTCATCAGGAAGTTCGACCCGACCACCATGTGGCGGATGGTGCTCGAGCGGCCCGTGGCATACGAACACACGTGCGAGGCATTATCGAGCAGGAACCGCTCGCAGGCCGTCAAGTTGTTCTCCGAGTTCTACGACGAATCAGCTCTGCAGTCCATGTTCCGCCTGCGAAGGTTTAGATCAGACATGAACTACTCAATCCATCTGATCCAAGGGGGATTCGTCATCACCCGGCTCGAAGGGGATACTGGCCTGATCTTCGACATCTACGTCACACCTTCGGGACAGGGAGAAGGCCTGGGCACTGAGCTCATGAGGTGCGCCTTGACAGATCTCACGGGCAAGGTATCGTCGTGCTACCTCCACACGAGCTACCCGAGGGCCAAGCACCTGTACGAGAAGTTCGGGTTCAGGGCAGTCTACTCACAGCTGGGCATACGACTGGACGAGCTTGCCTTAGAGCCTCC is drawn from Candidatus Thermoplasmatota archaeon and contains these coding sequences:
- a CDS encoding GNAT family N-acetyltransferase, which codes for MGAAQESSTGQRDDAILVKGDEGALSLELMPLREGVARAFLRFSPRNLKLSGPSVKRLSDELCARPYSKILVQDSKHNLLARSLGASGWKVGAAIDPNMNKRCALVTTYDIPIDEHLRDSNGAVPNISGTSELNGIRVDISERKAWAFYTDDGETARVVSEGPRKQGLMVAKETDDLFEAGDCLVRFLTASRKSWAVFSTDFGRFIRKFDPTTMWRMVLERPVAYEHTCEALSSRNRSQAVKLFSEFYDESALQSMFRLRRFRSDMNYSIHLIQGGFVITRLEGDTGLIFDIYVTPSGQGEGLGTELMRCALTDLTGKVSSCYLHTSYPRAKHLYEKFGFRAVYSQLGIRLDELALEPP